The sequence TGCGTGATGTATCTGTACTGCAGATCACAGCCACGGTGCTTCGGGTGCTTTTTCTAAAAGGCCTTCACACCCTCCTGCAAGAATGAACGGGGCGAGCCTTGTACACGCATACACAGCCAACAGCTCCCCGGGAGATCGCTACACCGGTATTTAGAAAGCTTTCCGGTTTTGGTGAAGACCCAAACCAACGTCTTGTTGTTCCCAGGAAACTGTTCCCATCACTTCAGGGGAAGACCGACTTCTTTCCAGGCTGATCTTAGGCACTTTTTCAGTCCTTAGACCCTGTTGGGTCTTTGCCAGCACTAATTCCCCTGGGGCTGGTTTGGCAGGACCGAGATACCAGACTAGGTGGTGCCAACCAGCCCGGCCAGAGTGGTCTGGCCATTGCTACCCTCACcacccagccctgtccccatgcaGGGAACAGCATGCGCTGGAGCTGCCTCCTTGGGAACAAGGAGACGGTCGGAGGGGGAAAGTCCTGTGTAAGTTGTGGAGTGAGCGGTGGAGACCTTGAAGAGGAGCTGGAGCAGGTAAGGAGAACCTTTAGGCTGGGTGGTTTGGCAGCGCGTGGGAACTGCTAGCCACTGCGTGACTTCTGCCATGGCTTCACAggctgcagagaagctgcttctGTTCAGGATTCAGAGCAGGATGCAACCGATGGTAAGGCTCGGCCGAGCTGACTGTCCGGGGGAGAGgtccagcagcccctgccctggctgctccatcacctgagcagcagcagctcagctcccctTGCTTCTAGCTGAACTTACGGAGGTAACTCCGAGTGAGGACCCATCCACCCTCCTTGCTGGCTCGCAAACCATGGGCGTTCAGCAGCTGCTAGGTGGACAGCTGAGCTGCTGAGGTCCCCAGCCTCAGAGGCAGAGGTGGGGTGAGCAGCTGGGGGAGGAACGCCTGCTGCTCCCGAATGCCGTGCTCTGCTGCTGGACACGGGGATGCCAGAGCCGCTGCTCTTGTCACACGCAAGGTTAAAATGAGGCAGAAATCTCCTTCCCGGGCTTGATTTCCCACTATCAAAAGCATGCCAGCACCCACAAATCCTCTTCAGAGCTGCCCTGACATGGGTACCCCCCCCCCGCTCCACCACCAGGTCCTGACCGGTGCCACGTACCGGCAGGGGATGAGTCCCATGGGGCCTGGCCCGCTCACTCTTCACAAAAATGGTCTTCCTTTGCAAAGCCTCCAAGTCTGCGCACAAGGATGGGGCTGTGGGTGACACCTCCACGGAGCACGAGGCAACGCAGGACAGCCTCGCCCTGGGAATTTTGCACCTCATTTTTGCAGCTGGGCAGTGGAGTCAGGAAAGGGTTAAAGCCCCCATCAGCAACAACTTTTCAAAGGAGGAACATTGGATCTCAGAAAGAGCATTTAGGGGCACAGACAGCCACGAACGCCCTCTGACCTGTTCAAAGGAGGGCTAATaccccccccagccctcacccCCAGCCTGCCACTGGTAGACCCTCACTGAGGGTGAGGCTGAAACCAGCCCAGAAGACGACAAccccttccttctcctgtgttttaaaaagcaggtGACTAGTATGCAGAAGGTGCAGGGCTGTGCAATGGCAGGGAGCAAGCCCACCCAAGCCACATGCGTGTCCCCAGCACATCCCTTGCGGCGTGGGCAATGCCAGCGCCACAGCTGAGGCACCTGCGAAATAACCCCTGCGGGTTATTTAGGGAGCCCGGCTCCAAACAGATGACCACAGAGGTGGGTATCTAGCTGGAAAGCCTGGCACTGCCACccaggcagcactgcagcaggctctgcccGTGCCTGGGATTGGGGTGGCAGCACCTGCACCCAGCCTTGTGCACCCAAGCACCCACGGCAGCAGCCACCCTATCCCGGAGCCGCCGTCCCATCCCGGAGCCCGGCCCGTTCCCAGGGATCGTTACCAGGAGCTTGTGTGTTTGGTTGCAAACAGAGCAGGAACGGGAGCCAGGCGCTCGTGTTTGTGTGCCTGCAGTTGCTCAGGCAACTCAGGGCCAGCCAGGAGCTGCCAAAACCGCCGGCggccagggccaagcccacagcacGGCTGCCCTGGGGTGGCACAGCCAGCCGAGAACCCACCGCCCGGGTGGGCGAGCGGGCAGAGGGGCTCTCGCTGCTCAGTCCCGCTGAACACAACCAGACCGGGGGCGTCAGTGCGGACGGGGTTTTATTGCAGAGCCAGGTTACAGCGCGGGTCTGCAGCATCCTTTGGTTTGGGCTTCACGAGGGCAGCGGGAGGCCATGGGGGTTCAGGTCAGAGACCTTTGCCAACAGCCAGGCAAGCCCAAGCTCTGCCGGGGTGCATCTCGGGGCCAAGCTGGGAGCATCCCGGCAGCACCGGCACTAACGGCACTGCAGGGTCTGAGCCTCCTGCGGTGCCGGGCAAGTGGCAAAaccgggcagccccgcggcgagggcactgcacaggcaggcaccggtggggagggaaggagccagCTGTGGTGTAACTGGTGCAGGGTTAAGGCAGGTCCCCGGGAGGTCTGCAGGGAAGACAGGCTGAGGTCCCCGGTGGGACTGGCAGGGAGGGTGCCCCGAAAGCCGGGGCTGAGGTAGGGAAGGTCTGGGTGCCAGCGGGGCAGGGGAGCCCTGAGGAGCAGTGCTGTTAGTATGGCAGGCGCTGCCGATGGCGGGGGGCTAGGGTTGACAGCATGGGGggacaggaggggctggggggggggggggagtcacaGCATGGGGGGGGACAGACAGAACGCTGGGGCAGAGCACGCAGCCCGGCAACTTCCCAATCACATCAGCGCTGGGCGGCCGACATCCCGCCAGCCTGGGGCTGGCCCCAGCGCAGCCTCCCGGGCCCCACGTCACGCGGGCATGTCCCAAGGCTGACGTGAGCGCCGGCCCCACGGCCGACGTGCAGGGACCGGGGCGGTGGGTGCCACAGGCACCCGTCCCTACTTTTTCACTTTGGCGTCGTAGGTGCCCGCGTTCTTGTAGGCACTGACGTAGCCGCTGGTGTCCACGATGTTCTCCCGCCCGCTCTTGCCCTTGCCCTTGCCGCTCTCGTCGAAGCGCTCCTTGTGGGAGCCCGTGTACTTGGAGGTGTCCGTCAGCCTCTCCACGGCCCCCACCGTCTTGGCTTTCTGCGGTGGGGAGACAGGCAATGGGAGTCAAGAACATGCCCCATCCCATTCATCCCTTGCCCCATGCAAGCTCCTGACACCCACTGAGGACCCTGACATGCCCACTGGACCTGTGCAATcgccagcccagccagggctATGGGGTCCCCCGGAAAgtgtctctgctctgctgcaggcagagctccgtCCTCCCCTCCCGACCAGCCCTCCTGCTCCCAGGGGCTCTTCACTCACTGTGACGCCCACGTTAATGGGCTCCTTCCCTGCCACCAGCTGGCAGATGGCTTCATACGCCTCCTCTTTGCTCTTGTCCTTAAATCTCTTGGGGGCCAGCTCCTCCAGCGCCTTCTTGAACTCCTCGTAGTTGATGACGCGGGCCGTCTTCCCTCTGCAAGCACAAAACCCAGGCTGCCATAAGCGCGTCCTCAGGTTGCACCTCCTGCAGCGCAGGATGAGCTGCATCATGGAGACCCCGGCTTTGTCCTCCACCAGCCTCGGGCACCTCGCCCATCTCCGAAACACAGCTACGGCCAGGGCAATCCCAGCTGAATGGGTCGGGCCGGGCACAGCCAGTGCTGAGCTCCAGGAGCTTTTCAGCCACATGCTGTTAAAGCCCTTGATGCTAAAAACCTCGCCCCTGCATGGAGGTGCCCTGGGACTTGGGtgctggtggcaggaggggacACGCATCCGTTCCCACCGCTCCCAGCCTGCATGGGATGACCAGCACCCTCTCTCCCCTGGCAGGCATCAGTCCTTCTCTGGTCAAATTCGGAAGGACGTGCACAGGGCATCTGTCCCACAAGCGCCTGTTCCTCATCTCCGGGGCAGCACAGCAACCCACCCTCTTACGCGCCAAAAACCTCCCGGTGCTCAGACCCTCCTGGCCCCACCAGGGAACAAGGGGATGCCCGGACAGAGGGTGCAGAGGGAGCAGGTTCTCCACCCATCCTTGCTCCTGCACCCTGGTGCAGAGCATTGGGTGTCAGCGTGTCCTCGGGGACCCCGAAAGCAGCCCCAGGCGCCTTTAGCTCTTCAGCTGCCCCTGTGACCTCTGAGGAGCAAAGACCGGAGTCCTTGCCAGGCTCAGGTGTGGACTGGCCAGGCCCAGGGATGGGCTGTGCCACGTCACACAGGACACCCCTGAGCACCCTCCTCTGCTCCCCGCGGCACCTTCTTGCTAGATGGGAACCTAGCAGAACTGGCCAGGGCCACCTCGATGGCTGGGAGCGGGAGCAGGGGCACAGCCTCTGCACCAAAATCtgagcccccccccaccccgcaaaTTTGGATTAATTTATTGTCGGCTCTTGCAAAAGCAGCCACTCAAACTCCCTGAAGGCAGGAGGCCGCAGGGCAGCACCCGCTGCTCCATGCCAAGCGCAACATGGGAATGGACAGCTTGGGCATGCAGCCGGGGCGCCACACCTCCCCGGGGACCACCGCACCCAGGCACCGCCACCCTGCCGACACCGCAAGGGCTTCTGCAGCCCCTGAGCGGCTGCAGGCCCCGAAAAGCCAAGTCACTTACTTCACCTTGGAGAAGACAATGTCTACGTCGGTGCTGGTGACGCTTTTGCCGTCGGTGACTTTGCAGTCTTTGCACAGCTTGGCCCAGTTCTTCCCGTTCATTTCTTGCCCCGTAGCCTTGGTGTCACCGTAGATGGCGAATTTGCGGAAGCTCTCTTCCAGGGAGGCCATCTCAGTGCTCCCAGCCATGGGGCTGCAGGACGCGGGGCAGATGGGCCCGTTACCGCCCAGGCTCTGGCTGGCAGCAGCGGCAGAGCTCAGCCGGCTCTGCTCTCAGGTCTgcgagggcaggaggaggagggctggcgaGGGCGGAGggactgcagcaggagcagggcgtTGGCAGAGCCTGCACGCATGGGGTGAGGGCTGGCGGCAGCCTCTGACAAGCCCCGAGGCCAACAGCCGAGGTGTGTCTCGGGGGATGGAGGCTCCCGATTGAGAGCTGTCAGCAGCGAGGCTGTCAGCTCCAGGGGCTGGCGAGGAGTGAGCGCATCAGCCTGTCCCCTCGGGAGCACTCTCCGGGAATGATGCAATGCGTCCGCCTTCCTCCTGCTCGCCGATCGTGAGAAATGGCACCGCTGCCTGCCTCCAGCCCACCTCTCCCCTGCCAGCTGGCTCTGCCAACGGCCGCATCCTCCTGTGTGGAGCTGGCAGCACCCCAGCTCTGCGACCTGCCCCCCAGGGCTGGGCCAAACACGGTGCCCCGCAGCCAACAGCACCGGGGTGCCAAGTGACGGACGGGCCTCTGCGCCCCCGCACAGCGCTGTGGCCGCTGCCCCATCCCGGCTCCCCGCCTGCCGTCGCCTCGCCAGCCTCGCCCTGCCAGCTCAGCATCCTTGCCACGTACTGGGCAACCACAGCATCTCAGCCAGGGCTGGGCCAAGCGGTGCCCGAGTGCGGCCCCGACACCCCGAGGCGCAGAGCGGGTACCTCGCCCAGTgcccgggcgcggggggggggcaggatgggCCCCCCGGGGGCCTTGGCGGGAGCCGGGAAGCGGGCACGAAGGAGCAGCGGGCTCGGCTGCTGGGCCGCCGGCCTTGGCGTTGCCTGGCGACCGTCGCTAGGGAGGAGCGGCGTTGCCTGGCGACCGTCGCTAGGgaggagcggcggggcggggaagcCGCTGGTCCCCGCCTGCCCCCGCCTGTCCCCGGGCTCCCGCGGGgcacccgccgccccgggccccgcaccgcaccgcaccgcacgaCCCCGCAGCCCGGAGCCGGGACCCCTCCCGCCCGGGGGTCGCCGCCGGCGGCTGGGGGGTGCCGGGGTagcggcggcccccgccccgcggagccgctcggtcccccctccgccccccgcgcACCGGCCCCGGGACGGGCAGCGGCCGGAGCCGGGGGCCCGGGGGtcccgctgccgccgcggcccggggcggggggggctggctCCGCCGCGGCCGCGCTCAGTCACTCACCTCCGGGCGCCGCGCtctgaggcgggggggggcggccgccgccgcctgtTTAAGGCGCCGCCATGGCGACGGGAGGGGCCGCGGGCCGCCCCTTCCCGCCTCCCCCGGGCCGCGGCACGGCCGGGGAGCGCCCTCGGGGCGGGGAGACGGAGCCCGGGCGGCCGTCACGGACGACCTCTGGGACGCCCTCCGCCGCCCCACGAAGCCCCTCCGCCACCCCACGAGGCCCTACCGGCACCCCGCCAGGCCCCTCCATCACCCCACGAGGCCCCACCATCACCCCACGAGGTCTTTCCTCCACCCCGCAAGGCCGTTCCCTCACCCCACGAGGTTCCTCCACCACCCTGCCCCCGCAGGCTCCCCCCTGGCAGCCCCCctgtgctctgccctgcagccctgtcccctgcaccACGCAGCCAGCGTGCCCCTCCATGGAGGAACCGGCCCCTCTCGGTGGGTGACATCATGGACCAAAGGCCACTGCCCAGGCTGTGGGGGCGAATGCCAACCGTCCTGGCGTGCCGGGAACCGCGGCGAGCACCTGTCCCCTCTGCATGGCCCGGCGGGACACCCTTGGAGCAACCCTGGGGTCAGCCAGCCACATGCCAGCGCTGCCCATCGCGGCTGCTGGCTTCCCTTGCCCGGAGCCCGACCACACGTGAGGCTCCCAGTGGGTGCTGCGGGCTGAAGCAGCACCCAAATATTGTGGTTGCCATGGAGTCCCGACACAACCCACATCACTTACTCACAGCCCCACCTCAGCTGTTCGTCCAGAGCCTGCTCCGACCGCGGTGCTCCCCTGGCACTCCCCGGCCTCGCTCCGGCGGGCACAGGGCGTTGTGTATGGCCGGCCGCAGCATCCCCAGGGGTTGTTCGTGCCGAGGGGACGCAGCGTGCGGTTTGCTGCTGCCGTGCAGGGTCCTGCAGGTAAATCAGCAGCTTGGGGAGCTGGGCAGTGGCTCGAACAACACAGGCAGCCTTTGGCACCCTGCGGTCTCTGTCTGCCCTGGTCCCCGtgcagaggagctgcagggcaAGGACGAACACGGGTGTCCCCATGGCTGAGCTGCCCCAGGGGTATCGGTTCTGCTCTTGCACCCAGAGCCCTTTGCTTTGGGGTACGGCCCCTGTGACAATCTCCCCGTCTTGGCTGAGGGGCACATATTCTCTGCTGGGACCTTGCTGCCAACCCttgactggacaaagccctgagcaacccgcTCATACTGATCCTGGCTTGGAGCAGGGtctggagacctccagaggtgACCACCAGCCACCTCTGCGAGCCTGTGATTTGGGATCACGAACTTTACCTCCCGCCCCGGAGGTGAGTGCCAGGGCTGGTGTCAGAGGATGCAGGCATGCCACAGCACTTGGCCGCTTTGGGTAGCCCCAGGTGGTCACAGCCTGAAGCAGTGAAGGACCCCACTTTGTCATGTCCCCCAACCAGCCTTGTGACCCCTCCATCGGCAGGAGCTGCTGTTTCACAGCCCAGCCAGAGGCAGGGTGCCAACCCATGGCTGCCAGGTTGCAAGGACATCCCGGAGGGGACAGTCAAGAGTGGGCAGGACAGGTGTGGAGGCTCATCTGGACCAGCCTGATGCCAGAGTCCAGGCAGACCTCGCCAACGAGTGTTTCTCCTCTGTCTGGCTTGTCCTGGTAGAGCTCAGACATGGCCAGAAAGCCTGGGTGCTGCGCGGAGGAGGTGGCACCAGGAGGACTCTGTCCTGAACACGCATGCTTCCAGCTCTTCATAAAATATGAAAGCAGGTCCCAAAGTGCAGAGGCTCAGAGGTTACAGTGGCTGGCTGTGAAGTGGGAATTTAAACCGGCCTCCGCCTGGGCCAGCAAGGACCTAGGGCTGCCGTCCCACCCTGCGGAAAGTGGGGAAGGGCTGCTCGCCTGCTCTCTGCTTTAAGGAGAGGGCAATAATTGGGGCTGCCATAGCGAGGAGGGTGGTTAAATCTTGCTGAAGGTACAGCCTTGTCCTTAGCTTACCCTGCAACTCCCCACCGAAGCAGGTGTCTTTGGCTCTGCTTCCAGCTGACAGCTCCGGAGAGGAGCCCAGGTAACGCCGGCTGGAGCATCCAGCCCGCAGCAGCTCTGGCAGAgcttggcagcagcaggcagtacAAAAGCCCAGACTGAcccagctggcagcaggcaggagccgaGCCGGGGCTGGGCATGTCGGCAGCTCTTCTGCTGGAGCTCCAGCCGGCCCTGGGGACTGCAGAGCCCGAAGAGCCAAGAGGCGGCACATGGGGAGAGCCGGGCGAGTGGGGGACACCAAGCCAGGGCTGGCGAGTTGCCCCACGGGGTCAGGTTGAGCAGGTCAGTTTTCGGTTCCTAAGGGCCAGGGTTTGTTGTGCATTTGTTGTCACCATGACAGCCCTGTTGGGACAGAGCACAGTCCTTGGCCAGCTCCTGCTGTTCCTCACGCAGCCCAGAGACGGAAGCCCGGGAGGAGGCTGTGACTTGGTCCGGAGCCCGTGGCGCAGGCAGGAGCTGAGGAGGAGGTTGCACAGGTCCTGTGGGGTGGTGGAGGAGCATGGACATAGCTCAGTGCTCAGCTCCCCGGGGACCTTTCCCTTCTTGCGATTTCCAATGAAGGTCAGGAAGTTCCCAGGCTGTCTCCTGCCCTGGGGAGCTTAATGAGCTGTGTAACTCCAGCGCTTACCCCAGACACACTGAGGCTCACAGCTCAGTGTCACCGAGACACGGCTTCAGATGCCGGGCTTGTCCCTGCTAGGACCATGTCTGTCTCCCTACCTTCACACAGAGTCCTGGAGTGCTGTGACTGCTCCAGGGTGCAGCTCAGAGCTCGCACAAGAGCACAAGCACGACCCCGGAGCACCCTCTGCGCTCACCCTCCGTCCTCTTTGCCTCTCGCCTCCCCCGGGGCTGGGCACCGCAGGCTCCCCGGAGTCATCTTGTTTCAGGAATGAGTCGCTGGCTCGGCCGTATCTGGGGTGGGATGAGGTTATGCGGGAACGCTGCTTCTCTAGCGCAAGTTGCTACAAAACAGAGGGAAGTGTTTCGGAGGTTGTGCAATATGTATACGGTAACCCCAGCAACAGCATGTCCACAAGGCATTAATGGGTCTTAGCTGCGGCTGATGAGCGGCGCGATCGCGGCGTGCGTGTGTGCGTGCCGGGTGTGCCAGCAGCGCGCAGAGCCAAGGGGGGTCTGCCGCTCGAGCTGGGGTCCTGGCTGCGatgcacagcacagggcagagaggaggggaaaatgtACCCTCCTCCGGCAggagcttcctcctccctccctgcagttCAAGGAAGCCCCCTGAGATGCTCTCAGGACGTGTCGAAAACAGAGCCCGGGAACAGACTCACCAAAAATCATTTCCCAAAGGAAGGTCCCCTTGACTTCAAAGAGAAAACTAAGAAACTTGAGTCACACCCAAAGATGAAAGCAAGCAGGGCGTACGTCCCATGCCAAGGCTGGGAGAGGAACGTGCTGCAAGGCCTGGCACAGCCGCTGGCAAGTGGCCAGGGACCGGGATCTCTGATTTTAGAGGACTCCGGAAAGCTGTCACCATCCTGCAAATGCATTGCTTGCTCCTGATGAAAAGCCGCAGAGGCTCATGGTGGGAACGGCCAGTCCAGGGCGCTGCCTCCCGCTGATGGGAGAGTTCGTGCCCTGGCAAAAAACCTTTTATTTAGTGCTGGAGAAGGGGCTCAGGGATGCCAGACCTCAATGTTTCTGCAGCGATGGGGAGCTGAAGGCATCAGGAGTTCCTCTGTCACCTCACCCAGCTCTCTGATGGCCTCGGGCTGCCAGAGAGCTCGCGGTCACTGCAATCCTCTGATGTGGTGGCCGGGACCGCTCTGCCTGCACGCTGGCCTCTGCAGCGGTACCCTAATGCGACTCCTTCCTTTTGGTTGCTGCCACAGGTCTGCTATGGAGCTTCCTCACCCAGTGCAGCAGCCGTGAGCCTTGCCTGGGCAGCAGAA comes from Aptenodytes patagonicus chromosome 11, bAptPat1.pri.cur, whole genome shotgun sequence and encodes:
- the TPPP3 gene encoding tubulin polymerization-promoting protein family member 3, with translation MAGSTEMASLEESFRKFAIYGDTKATGQEMNGKNWAKLCKDCKVTDGKSVTSTDVDIVFSKVKGKTARVINYEEFKKALEELAPKRFKDKSKEEAYEAICQLVAGKEPINVGVTKAKTVGAVERLTDTSKYTGSHKERFDESGKGKGKSGRENIVDTSGYVSAYKNAGTYDAKVKK